In Ammospiza caudacuta isolate bAmmCau1 chromosome Z, bAmmCau1.pri, whole genome shotgun sequence, the genomic stretch AGGCGCAGGACGAAGCCCAGTCCATTCCCGGAGACCCAGACGCAGCGCGCTGCCCGAGCCGCCGGCGGCTCCACTCCTCTCCTGTCCTCTCCTCCCGCTTGGCAATCGCCGCTGCGACTTCCCTGCAGCGGGGGACGAGAGAcgcagcagccgcagcaggCAGCGGGGgagagggctgggctggccacCTGCCCCTCGGCGGGGCCAGGcgccagggggacagcagcggGGCGCAGTGGCGAACGGGCGAGGCGCCGGCGGCAGAGCGGGGAGGCAGCGCCAGCTCGAGGTGAGGGCGGGCGGGcggtggggaggggaggagggggcgCGTCTCTGTCAGAGGCGGAGCGGCTCCTTCCGCGCGGCGGCTCACACGCCGGCGAGTCCCGCCGAGGCAGCGGCGGCACCTCGGGGAAGCAGAGCGGTTAGCGGAGTGGCGAGCGACCGAGCCACCCCTATGCCGGTGACTGCTGGGCCGCGCAGAGGCGCCCCCGGCCGCGGGCAACCGGTCGCCGGCCTTTATTAACCCTCCCCACCGGGAGGAGGGAGCGTGTGCGGCGCCCCCACAGCACCGCAAGAAGCGGTGCTCCCGCCTCCCCGacgcgggcggcggcgcggtTGATCCCCCGTCTTCCACCCTTGCTCCCTCCCCGCCGTGTTCCGGGGAGAGCAGGGCGGCTCCGCGGCACGGAGGTCGGGGCAACCCCGGCTCGGCGGGGTGCCGCGGTTCGGGAGGTGTGCCTCCCCCGGGAGTGGATGGTGCGGGGGTCGCGGAGGAGGGGAGTCCCGCGCGGCTGGGCGGCCATTTCAGGAGCGGCGCGGTGAGGGGGCACGGGTTTGCGGCCGGCGGGACCCCGCGGCTCGCACCGGGACCGTCCCGATGCACGCCCGACGGCGCCGCTCGGGGCCGCTCCGGGCACGCTTCGGAAGAGGCGGCGGGAGACAGGACGGCACTGTGCGGGGGGCGAGGGGGCGCCGGCGCCTCAGGGAGGCCCCGCGGGCGAGGGCTGCCGGGGGTCTGGCGGCGGGCACGGGCTCGACAGGACGGGGGTGCAGCTGCGGAGCGATGATCGTCGCCGTCGGCCTTGTGTTCTGCAGGCGGCCGCGTCCGAGGCTTCCCCGGGACCGTACTGCGGAGAGGACGCTGCCCGCGTCGGTGGTGTGAGGGCGTCTCCAGCCTCCTCGTCGCTTGCTTGGCTTGCGTTTGCTGATGGAAGAGCTGTTGCTGGCTCCGTTCCTCCCTACACTTGCGAAGTTAGTGCTGCGTGGGGTTTGGAGCTCCGTACCTCACTCTGCGTTCTTTGTACTCTTTCAAATAGTCGGATTTAACAGATTTTTTAATGGCGGACACGGAGTGTCAGGTTTACATTGAGCAATTCAGGAGTAGCAATGAGCAGCAATACGAGGTCCCTAACATGATTCTAAGATGACCTGTTGGGgttctgggggatttttttggtttttgggtttttgttgttgtttttttttgttgttgttgttgggttgtgggttttttttgtttgatttttggttttttgttgagtttttttggtttttggtttttggttttttttggtttgtttttttttttactggcagCAAGTCCTATCCCTGTCATATCCCTGTCTGTAGAAAGCTTCTGGAGGCTGCAATCGTCAGAAACCTGCATATTCTAAAACGGATGAAAAACTGATGTAGTTGAGGAATTTTACTTACCGGTAGGAGCAGTGACATGAAAGTTTCAAAGAATCAAATAGTAACTGAGTTGTACAATATTTTGCATTCTCCCTTCATTTTCGTACGTGTATGAGTGTATCTACATACACAGTTTGCACAGATTTTTGCTAACATAAGAGGGTGTGAGGTAAATGTAAACATACATAACCCATATGGTGGAGGACTTAGAATAAAGGAAACTTACATAAGTGAAATATAGCATTTATTCTTTTACCACCAATGTCCAAGGTTaagtgtttggggtttttgtttgtttttttttttttttttttcaagcagtATCCCCAAGCAGAAGCTCTGGTAGCTAGCCATACTTCACAGATAAGAAAATTGTTGTCTTTACAGCAGaagcttttccattcttctTTAGTCAGCTTTAGGGTTAATTTCTTACCAAGTGTTTAGGGTTAAAGTCTTACCAAGACTTTCTGTTTCCTCTTGGCCCCTTCTGTGTCATAAGCCACCCAAATAGGGAGATGAACCACAGGCCAGCTAGTTACCTTTAACCATTGATAAATATAAAGTTAAAGAACAGTATCTTGGTGTTCATCCAACATATGATCATGCTATAATGCATATAATGCACTCATCAGTAAAATGCAGTACTATTAATCCAGAATCATGCTAAACATCCACATAGGAGAACTTTGGTTTATACTATATTACAGGGAGAAACAATAAGAAGGAATGATCCATAGTGAAATGATTGAGAGTTCCTGCAAAGTTGGGAGAACACAGTAAAATGAtacctgtttttatttttcataaaataaacaGCCTGTTATCTGGATTCAAAAGCAATTAAGTGACTGACATTTTTGAATTAACCCATTTTTATAAAGCACTGACAACATATTGCAATGTTCCTTGAACTGGCCTCAA encodes the following:
- the LOC131571599 gene encoding basic proline-rich protein-like; the protein is MYIALTYKKFRGGQNQFLGVGFQWEERSQQQLFHQQTQAKQATRRLETPSHHRRGQRPLRSTVPGKPRTRPPAEHKADGDDHRSAAAPPSCRARARRQTPGSPRPRGLPEAPAPPRPPHSAVLSPAASSEACPERPRAAPSGVHRDGPGASRGVPPAANPCPLTAPLLKWPPSRAGLPSSATPAPSTPGGGTPPEPRHPAEPGLPRPPCRGAALLSPEHGGEGARVEDGGSTAPPPASGRREHRFLRCCGGAAHAPSSRWGGLIKAGDRLPAAGGASARPSSHRHRGGSVARHSANRSASPRCRRCLGGTRRRVSRRAEGAAPPLTETRPLLPSPPPARPHLELALPPRSAAGASPVRHCAPLLSPWRLAPPRGRWPAQPSPPLPAAAAASLVPRCREVAAAIAKREERTGEEWSRRRLGQRAASGSPGMDWASSCASACPWRRGR